In the genome of Mucilaginibacter defluvii, one region contains:
- a CDS encoding dihydroorotase, with the protein MNLLIKSALVLHPESAFHKKTVDILIADGIIKQIADAIDNSSAEVIDAKGAVIAPGFFDLNCKIGEPGLETKEDINTGTAAAAAGGFTGLALMPATQPPVHSKTEVEYLINRAKGNLVDVYPLGTISHKREGKDLAEMYDMYKSGAKAFTDATRPVQDAGLMERAMLYAHGFGAKVFSYPEDAAIAGKAKVNEGHISTLLGMKGIPPLAEELMIARDIYLAEYTDSSIHFSTISAGSSVKLIREAKAKGLNVTCDVAAHHLVLTDEVLLDFDSLYKVKPPLRTQKDIDALLEGLADGTIDAIVSQHTPHEVEFKDVEFEIAEFGIIGLQTVLPLAVKAGLTAEAIVEKLAVNPRRVLSVPIPAFAEEEAANFVLFDTGAAWEYTRANNYSKSANSPFIGQTLKGKVLLTCNNHQVFKSE; encoded by the coding sequence ATGAATTTGCTTATAAAATCCGCTCTCGTTTTACATCCCGAATCTGCATTTCATAAAAAAACCGTCGATATTTTAATTGCCGATGGCATTATTAAACAAATAGCTGACGCTATTGATAATAGTTCTGCGGAAGTGATCGACGCTAAAGGAGCCGTTATTGCGCCTGGTTTTTTTGATCTTAATTGCAAGATTGGCGAGCCCGGCCTCGAAACAAAAGAGGATATCAATACAGGTACGGCTGCCGCGGCTGCCGGTGGTTTTACCGGGCTTGCTTTGATGCCTGCCACACAACCGCCCGTACACTCCAAAACAGAGGTTGAATACCTGATCAATCGTGCTAAAGGCAATCTGGTTGATGTTTATCCGCTGGGTACTATATCGCATAAACGCGAGGGTAAGGATTTGGCCGAAATGTATGATATGTATAAAAGCGGCGCAAAGGCCTTTACCGATGCCACCCGCCCCGTGCAGGATGCCGGCCTGATGGAGCGCGCCATGCTTTACGCGCACGGCTTTGGCGCCAAAGTATTCTCATACCCAGAGGATGCCGCCATTGCGGGCAAAGCCAAAGTAAACGAAGGCCATATCAGTACCCTGCTGGGCATGAAGGGCATACCGCCGCTTGCAGAAGAACTGATGATCGCCCGAGATATATATCTGGCCGAGTATACCGACTCCAGCATCCACTTTAGTACCATATCTGCCGGTAGCTCGGTGAAACTGATCCGCGAAGCGAAAGCAAAAGGGCTTAACGTAACTTGCGACGTTGCCGCTCACCATTTGGTGTTGACGGATGAAGTACTCTTAGATTTTGATAGCTTGTACAAGGTAAAACCGCCGCTACGCACGCAAAAAGATATTGACGCCTTGCTGGAAGGCCTTGCCGATGGCACCATTGACGCCATAGTATCGCAACATACCCCGCACGAGGTTGAATTTAAGGATGTGGAGTTCGAGATAGCGGAGTTTGGCATTATCGGATTACAAACCGTGCTGCCCCTGGCTGTAAAAGCGGGATTAACTGCTGAGGCTATTGTTGAAAAACTGGCTGTCAATCCGCGCAGGGTTTTATCGGTGCCGATACCGGCTTTTGCCGAGGAAGAGGCCGCCAACTTTGTATTGTTTGATACCGGAGCAGCGTGGGAGTACACCCGGGCAAACAACTATTCCAAATCAGCCAATTCGCCGTTTATAGGGCAAACATTAAAAGGTAAAGTATTATTAACCTGTAACAATCACCAAGTATTTAAATCAGAATAA
- the rseP gene encoding RIP metalloprotease RseP yields the protein MDVIVMIGQLLLGLSILVILHEFGHFIAARAFGIKVEKFYLFFDAWNFSLFKFNYKGVEYGIGWLPLGGYVKIAGMIDESMDTEQMAGEPQPWEFRSKPAWQRLIVMLGGIIVNIIVGIFIFWMLTVKYGESYIPNDQIKYGIVPGTIGQKIGLRAGDKIYAINGKPVERFEDISSSKVLIDNATLNVDRNGQKLDIAIPADILNDISDLGIEQFISRVPRSKIKVDSLLPTGTAIKAGLAKGDVITAVNNKPVVYFDELQSALKPLKNRKVTLQVNRNGNQLDLPVQTSKDGTIGFANKFDIPEKTIDYGFFASLPIGANRAVTSFVDNAKGLGKLFTGKVKATKAVSSPIGIATLYGGEWEWARFWSLTGLLSMVLALMNLLPIPALDGGHALFLLIEMIKGKPLSDKFLERAQMVGFVLLISLMLFAFGNDIFKHILPK from the coding sequence ATGGACGTAATTGTAATGATCGGTCAGCTTTTGCTTGGCCTTTCAATCCTGGTAATTTTGCACGAGTTTGGCCACTTTATAGCGGCCCGCGCATTTGGTATCAAGGTTGAAAAATTCTACCTGTTTTTTGATGCCTGGAATTTCAGCCTGTTTAAATTTAATTATAAAGGTGTTGAATACGGAATAGGCTGGCTGCCTTTGGGTGGCTACGTGAAAATTGCCGGTATGATTGATGAATCGATGGATACTGAGCAAATGGCAGGCGAGCCGCAGCCCTGGGAGTTTCGCTCAAAACCGGCCTGGCAACGCCTGATCGTTATGCTGGGGGGCATCATTGTCAATATCATCGTAGGTATTTTTATTTTCTGGATGCTGACCGTTAAATATGGCGAGAGCTATATCCCGAATGATCAGATAAAATATGGTATTGTACCCGGTACCATCGGCCAGAAGATCGGCCTACGCGCCGGTGATAAAATATACGCCATCAACGGCAAACCGGTTGAGCGTTTTGAAGATATCAGCAGTTCAAAAGTATTGATTGATAACGCCACGCTGAACGTTGACCGTAATGGCCAGAAGCTGGATATCGCTATTCCGGCGGATATTTTAAATGATATATCTGACCTGGGTATAGAGCAGTTCATCAGCCGTGTGCCCCGTTCCAAAATAAAGGTTGACAGCTTGCTCCCTACCGGCACGGCTATAAAAGCAGGGCTGGCTAAGGGCGATGTTATAACCGCTGTAAACAATAAGCCTGTAGTTTATTTTGATGAGTTGCAATCGGCATTAAAACCGCTAAAAAACCGCAAGGTTACATTACAGGTAAACCGCAATGGCAATCAGCTTGACCTACCTGTACAAACCAGCAAGGATGGTACCATAGGTTTTGCTAACAAATTCGATATTCCGGAGAAGACTATTGACTATGGCTTTTTCGCGTCGCTGCCTATTGGCGCTAACCGCGCCGTTACCTCTTTTGTTGATAATGCAAAAGGTTTGGGTAAACTGTTCACCGGCAAAGTAAAGGCTACCAAAGCCGTATCAAGCCCGATAGGTATTGCTACGTTGTACGGTGGTGAGTGGGAATGGGCCCGTTTCTGGAGCCTTACCGGCCTGCTTTCAATGGTGTTGGCATTGATGAACCTGTTGCCTATACCGGCACTTGACGGCGGTCATGCTTTATTTCTATTAATCGAGATGATAAAGGGCAAGCCACTGAGCGATAAGTTCCTTGAACGCGCGCAAATGGTAGGTTTTGTATTACTGATATCGCTGATGCTGTTTGCCTTCGGCAACGATATATTTAAGCACATACTGCCGAAATAA
- a CDS encoding 1-deoxy-D-xylulose-5-phosphate reductoisomerase, producing the protein MMFDNIAQIKNIAILGSTGSIGTQALEVVTENPDLFQVVLLTANHNADLLIQQALEFYPTHVAICDESKYGQVKEALAKTDIQVHAGHKAIVELVTLPEIHVVLTAMVGFAGLEPTIAAIKAGKDIALANKETLVVAGELITDLAREHAVKILPVDSEHSAIFQCLVGEEQNPIEKIILTASGGPFRGRDAAYLANVTREDALKHPNWVMGAKITIDSASLMNKGLEVVEAKWLFDLEPSQIEVIVHPQSIIHSMVQFQDGSIKAQMGLPDMKLPIQYALGYPQRIANNFKRFSFTAYPSLTFEQPDIKTFRNLGLVFDALGAGGNMPCIVNAANEVAVAAFLNKQTGFLAMSDVIDACMQKIEFIETPALHDYMETDRQTRLLAQNLIQTLPLKAFTF; encoded by the coding sequence ATGATGTTTGATAATATAGCTCAAATAAAAAACATAGCCATTTTAGGCTCAACAGGCAGCATTGGCACACAGGCGCTTGAGGTGGTTACCGAAAACCCCGACCTGTTCCAGGTAGTGCTGCTGACAGCCAACCATAATGCGGATTTACTAATACAGCAGGCGCTGGAATTTTACCCTACCCACGTAGCCATTTGCGACGAAAGCAAATACGGTCAGGTCAAAGAGGCCCTGGCAAAAACCGACATACAGGTACACGCCGGGCACAAGGCCATTGTTGAACTGGTTACCTTGCCCGAAATACATGTAGTGCTTACCGCCATGGTAGGCTTTGCCGGTTTAGAACCCACCATTGCCGCCATAAAGGCCGGTAAAGATATCGCGTTAGCGAATAAGGAAACCCTGGTAGTTGCCGGTGAATTGATTACGGACCTTGCACGCGAGCATGCGGTAAAGATATTACCTGTAGATTCGGAGCATTCGGCTATATTTCAATGCCTGGTTGGCGAAGAACAAAACCCGATAGAGAAGATCATCCTGACCGCTTCGGGCGGTCCGTTTCGTGGGCGGGACGCCGCTTACCTGGCCAACGTTACCCGTGAGGATGCCCTGAAACATCCTAACTGGGTAATGGGCGCTAAAATCACCATTGATTCAGCCTCACTGATGAACAAAGGGTTAGAGGTGGTTGAGGCCAAATGGTTGTTTGATTTGGAGCCCTCGCAAATTGAGGTGATCGTGCATCCGCAATCCATCATCCACTCCATGGTACAGTTTCAGGATGGATCGATAAAGGCGCAAATGGGCCTCCCCGATATGAAGTTGCCCATACAATACGCCCTGGGTTATCCGCAGCGCATCGCTAATAACTTTAAACGCTTCAGCTTTACCGCTTACCCCTCGCTTACTTTTGAGCAGCCTGACATAAAGACATTCCGTAATCTTGGTTTGGTATTTGATGCGCTTGGCGCGGGTGGTAATATGCCGTGTATTGTTAACGCGGCCAACGAGGTTGCGGTAGCAGCGTTTCTGAATAAACAAACCGGCTTTTTAGCCATGAGTGATGTTATTGACGCCTGCATGCAAAAAATTGAGTTTATTGAAACGCCTGCCTTGCACGACTATATGGAGACTGACAGGCAGACGCGCTTGTTAGCTCAAAATTTAATACAAACTTTGCCGTTAAAGGCTTTTACATTTTGA
- a CDS encoding DUF4199 domain-containing protein has translation MSTETKDQQIRKAAISSGIILGIASTILTVFSFYFTTGMTTNFWLIIGSPLIFAILLPIVVASFITRDLRKKIGGFWNFRQATSGIFIMFVISAIISSLFYSLVFSKIIEPQSVEKSKVATGNAVTAMMEKANASQSDIDKAVDDINKKFDEQADITFGKILMNIGISLIVWFIVSLIFAAIFKKDPPAYIDADNYSPPQPSV, from the coding sequence ATGAGCACCGAAACCAAAGATCAGCAAATCAGAAAGGCTGCGATATCAAGCGGTATTATACTTGGTATTGCTTCAACCATCTTAACCGTTTTTTCGTTTTACTTTACCACCGGTATGACAACGAATTTTTGGTTAATAATTGGCAGTCCACTTATTTTCGCCATTCTATTGCCAATCGTTGTCGCTTCATTCATAACACGCGATCTGCGAAAAAAAATCGGTGGCTTTTGGAATTTCAGGCAAGCAACTTCAGGTATATTTATCATGTTTGTCATTTCGGCTATTATCAGCTCCTTGTTTTATTCATTGGTTTTTTCTAAGATCATTGAGCCGCAATCTGTAGAGAAATCTAAAGTTGCTACAGGTAATGCTGTTACCGCTATGATGGAAAAAGCGAATGCTTCTCAATCGGATATTGATAAAGCTGTTGACGATATCAACAAAAAGTTCGACGAGCAGGCCGACATTACTTTCGGTAAAATCCTGATGAATATCGGCATCAGCTTAATCGTTTGGTTTATTGTATCCTTGATATTTGCTGCTATTTTTAAGAAAGATCCGCCAGCATATATAGATGCAGACAATTATTCGCCACCGCAACCGTCGGTATAA